The Choristoneura fumiferana chromosome 10, NRCan_CFum_1, whole genome shotgun sequence genome has a segment encoding these proteins:
- the LOC141431886 gene encoding uncharacterized protein, with translation MRNEFTWMLFLLLPLVMVTSRAVREDGVYDGSDDFDQETATEPEDIPQTDDGGVISVSITSSVAIDRGTGKSQRNLEPLDDLVAEPVSLTPVTAKLKPNTKASNKTKIEKITSELAGANIEFIKQLHSKKEARGTNHLEAVHPFQLQIMNIIPNDTNVVDQGNVNVNNEELNEATVNIPLGRSVALSPSSRNYIQGLSQSSERGQGPRLTTVSFNIAHDTPKPIPNYHEHSQPAPQAFPDLQQMFNQAPKIYSQPAKVYSEPAKIYSEPAKVYSEPAKVYSEPAKIYSEPAKIYSEPAKFYSPAASLNLPPQNDPMTTVWDQTQPPTTLDASVPTTPALSTSAQPAEYDIIEHQPEKFYEINEKDSVSSDGRMHGLQKSPENCKDESCKVGYVVQGRQYRKYRVEEKTSDGFIVGEYGVVRNEDGALRGVRYTADSGAATPRLIYDALMKFLQL, from the coding sequence CTACTGCCGTTAGTAATGGTGACATCCCGAGCGGTGCGTGAAGACGGTGTGTACGACGGCAGCGATGACTTCGACCAGGAAACTGCGACGGAACCCGAGGACATCCCTCAAACTGACGATGGCGGGGTGATATCTGTAAGCATAACGTCATCGGTAGCTATCGACCGAGGCACGGGGAAGTCACAAAGAAATCTAGAACCCCTCGATGACTTAGTCGCTGAACCAGTTTCTCTAACTCCTGTCACAGCAAAACTCAAGCCGAACACCAAAGCgagcaacaaaacaaaaatcgaaaaaattaCATCTGAATTAGCAGGTGCTAATATAGAGTTTATAAAACAACTCCATTCCAAAAAAGAAGCGAGAGGAACCAACCATCTAGAAGCAGTCCATCCATTTCAGCTGCAAATCATGAATATCATACCAAACGATACTAACGTTGTAGATCAAGGCAACGTTAATGTAAATAATGAGGAACTTAATGAAGCTACGGTTAATATACCATTAGGTAGATCAGTAGCGCTGTCGCCGTCCTCGCGAAATTATATTCAAGGTCTGTCGCAGTCGAGTGAAAGGGGGCAGGGGCCGAGATTGACAACTGTTAGTTTTAATATAGCACATGACACGCCCAAACCGATACCTAATTACCATGAGCACAGTCAGCCGGCACCTCAGGCATTTCCGGACCTCCAACAGATGTTTAATCAAGCGCCGAAAATATACAGTCAGCCAGCGAAAGTATACAGCGAGCCCGCCAAGATCTATAGCGAACCGGCCAAGGTATACAGCGAACCTGCAAAAGTGTACAGCGAACCGGCCAAAATATACAGCGAGCCAGCTAAAATATACAGCGAACCCGCCAAGTTCTACAGCCCGGCTGCCTCGCTAAACCTGCCGCCACAGAACGACCCGATGACCACTGTGTGGGACCAAACACAGCCGCCAACAACCCTTGACGCCTCAGTGCCCACGACACCTGCTTTATCTACGTCTGCGCAGCCCGCGGAGTACGACATAATTGAGCACCAACCGgaaaaattttatgaaatcaaTGAAAAAGACAGCGTATCCAGTGACGGCCGGATGCATGGTCTCCAGAAGTCACCGGAGAACTGTAAAGACGAAAGCTGCAAAGTGGGGTACGTGGTGCAGGGACGACAGTACCGGAAGTATAGAGTGGAGGAGAAGACTTCGGACGGGTTCATCGTGGGGGAGTACGGGGTTGTGCGGAACGAGGATGGCGCGCTTCGCGGCGTGCGTTACACGGCAGACAGCGGCGCCGCCACCCCCCGGCTCATCTACGATGCACTCATGAAGTTCCTACAGCTTTAA